A stretch of DNA from Bacteroides acidifaciens:
GATCCGGGACATACCTTCCTTAATTCAACAGAGTGGTACACCAACGTAAAGAAATGGATAGAGCAGATAAAGGAGATGGAAGCAGCCCAGAAATTAAGGGAGGGTTTACAGAACATAGACAGAATGAAGGAACTGAAATCTCTGAAAGAGCTTGCTGATCTGTTGGATGACGTTGCCTGTCTGAGTCAGGACTACAGCTTTTATATGAATGTAGGTTCCAACTACCACTGTTTGAAGTTTCTTAATTTTCAAAGAGTAACAGTCAATCTCAGCGTCAGTACCGACCTCCTGATGAAGGTAGCAACGGTAACAAGTTATTTCTCGATGAACTCAGAAGGAAGAATCTCCTTTATCGAACAGGTAAAGGAGTCTGTTGAAAAGGCCGCAGATGAAATGAGAGAGTTTAACGAAACAGTCAGAAGTACAGTCATTTATAAATCGATGAAAGGACACAACCGGAAGACCTATTATCAAGGTCGCCTTTCAGCCTATACAAGATATACCAACTAAGCCTATGAACCAGGACAATTTTTTGTGGGGACTCCAAATAACAGACGGCCTCACTATGGAATTAGTTTCAAAGATGACAGTTATAGCATTTGGAGTTGCAGTCATCTGTTTTATATGCAATCTGGCTTATAATTATCTGTATCACGGAGCCAGTCAGTTGTTGACATCAAATGAAGACAAGTTTCCGGACATGATGGAAATCGGCCGCTGTCTGGTACTGTTTTTCTGTCTGACAATGTATAAGCCAATCGCACAGACCATTGTAGGAACAATGGAAGTCATAAACGAAGCTACATCGCTATCTTCAGAAAGAGCCAATGAATTTGCCCAATTTATGGCCAAGGCAAGCAACGAGCAGGGTGAAATGATAGCAGAATATGAGACCAATTCACTTGAAGCGGAAGTAGCAGCCGGAGAGGACACAACAGGAGCCATGCAGCATGAGCTTGATAAAAAAGCGGAAGAGGATGAGACAACAGGATTAAGAGCCAGTATAGAGAAACTTGTCAATATCCTTAATCCGGCAAACCTTGTAGCACTTGTATTACACGCTGCGGCAGCCTTGGTTGTAGGTATCATACAAATCATAATCCTGGGTTTAGGTGTAGTTATTGTAAAGATACTGGTTATACTCGGCCCGTTTGTCTTCGCGTTCAGTATGCTTCCGGTATTTCAGAAACAGCTATCCATCTGGTTCGGTACTCTCTGTTCATCCTGTATGGTGTTCACTGTGATAAACATACTCAATCAGATTATGTGGCAGACATTAAAAGCATTATGCGAATCACCGGCCGACATGGTTGATATGGCAACACAACAGTTGCAATATCTGGGCATGGATCTGGCTCTAATCGGCGCATATTGCAGCTGTTTCTGGCTGTCGTCAAAGATTGTCGGACACAGTGATGCCGGCAAGGTTATCTCAAAGGTTATGTCGATAGCAACGACAGCAGCCACCATAGCCCTGCTTGGTGGAGCTGGAGCAGCAGCCAAAGCAACAAATGTAGGAGCTGCGGCATCAATTGGAGAAAGTATAATCGATGATAAAAAATAGCAGATATGGACTTGATGAAATTTAAAGGTGTAGACAATGCCGTAAAGATGACTATAAGACTTTCGATAGGCTACTGTGTCGTTCTTACGATAGCTTTTATTACATGCATCATCTATCAGACGATGAAGCTGGAAAAAGCTTACAGCCAGGCATTGGTCATAGACAAGAATGGGGAAGTATATGAGGCAAGTGGTATGCCAGCATCAAATATGAGAAGGTTCGAATACATCAATCATGTCAAGACCTTTGTCGGAAAATGGTATGCCTTTGACGAAAATACCTATGAGAAAAATATCACAAGTGCCCTGAATCTCATTGGGAACAAGGGGAAAGAGCTGTTGAACGAATACAATGATGTGAATATGCTCAATTCACTGGTACAGAAGAACATCAGATACGGAGTATCAATTGACGAAATAGTCATTGATATGGGAACTATCCCTGTAACAGGGAAAATACTTTTCACACAGACGGGATATAGGGCCAGAGGAAAGATTTCAAGAAAGGTAGAAGCAGAGTTCTCCATCTACGATGTATCAAGAAGTGAGGAAAATGCACACGGAGCCAAGATAGAGGACTGGATCGTGCATTATTCGGCACCAATTGAAGACAACCAGGAAGTATATAATAATACCCAACCAGAAAAATCTGACGAACATGAAAACTAATAATTTTTTAAAAGACAAAAACAAGCTTCTGATGATTATACCCATCGTATTAGGTGGTCTATTTCTCTACGTGTTTTTTGTTCACGACACATCATCAAAGGAAGTTGCGGAAAATGAAAAAGAAAGGCAAAGTGTATTGCTGGAGCCGGATTCGGAAGCAAAGGACAAAGCTCTCAATAAAATTGAAGCCTATAAACAGGATGAAAGAGAAGAGAAGGAGAAACAAAGAATCATGGATGAATCACAGGTAAGAGGTTCGGATTTCTACTTCGACCTTCAGAACAGAAATGAAAAATATGACCAGGCAACACTGGAGAAAATACGGAAAATGAGAAGAGATCCATACTCTGATGTAATGGGTGAATATGGCAGCAGCGACAGCCACCTCTCGGAACAGCTGGAAAAGCAGCTTGCGAGCATTGAGGATGAAGAAGAGTTGAAGGAGATTATAAGGGAAGCAAGGAAAAATGCTGAAATCCGAAAGGAACTGGAGCAGAACAATGTCTATAGACAAAAGATCTATAAAAGGATTATAGGTTATGATAAGGAAAAGAAAAAAGCCGAAAATCCCACTAAGCCCAAACCAGGCAGTGCAATGGACAGCCTTGTAAGCAACCAGCCTATATATATAGCCGAGAATGGCAAAAGGACAAGGAGGCAACAGGCAAGTATGCCAAGCAGCAACACCTTATTCAAGGCCTGCATACATGGAGACCAGACAGTCGTTACCGGCAGTACAGTAAGAATGCGTATGCTGGAAGATGCCGTTGTCTGTGGCATGAAAATACCGGCTAACACACTCTTTTACGGTGTGGCGACATTAGGAGCAAACCGGCTGGAGGTAGTGGTAAACAACCTGAAGGTAGGAAATACGATCAGTCCTGTTTCCTTTGTCATCTTCGACAATGACGCTATGGAAGGGCTGAACCTACCAAACAACATGAAGGCTCAGGCAGCCAAACGTATGCAGCAGGGACTTGTCCAGAATATAGATATGCCTCTTGCCTCTATCGGAACAATGACCAGCGAGATAACCAGTGCAGTAAATGCTACGACTCAGATAGCAAAACAGATATTGAATATGAAACTTTCGCAAGTCAAGGTACATCTGAAGAGCAATTATCAGATGTATATACAGGAAGAGACAAAAGAATCAAAGCTGAAACGGAAAGCTGTTCAGGAAGAATTGCAGAGACTATATGCTGAGCTTGAAGAGAACAAAAATAATCAGCCACATCCTTTGGAAACATTAATTGACAAGCTATGATTTTGAATATCTTGAATTATCTAATTGTTATAGCAACCCTGTTTTTCGGGTACAGAATCTATATATCAAGAAAGCAGGGTAAGAAATTTACGGAAATCAAACCGCTTATGGTTTCATTTTTCGCCTGTATTGTCTTGTTATGGGCGATAACAGTATTCACCGCATTTTATAATTGAAAGTTATGAAAAGAATCTATATTTTAATTGTTCTATGTGTGGCCGCATTCGGCTTAAAAGCACAGAGTCCCGAACAGGAGAGTATCAAAGCCAAGAACATTTACGTATCATTTGACTTTGTGAAGCATCTGGTATTCCCGGTACAAGTGTCCGATATTGAAGTAGGAGAGAAAGAGCTCATTTCGGCAGAAAGGGTTGAAGAAGCACCCCACGTTGTCAGACTGTGCGCACAGAGTGAAGACTTTGAGAAAGAGACAAATGTAACCGTCGTTTGTATCGACGGCAGTGTCTATACTTACCATGTGAAATATATAGCAAACGGTCTTATCGATCCTTCCCCTAACATCTATGAAGATAACGGTAAATGGGAACACAACGATTATCAGGCGGATGTCAGTGACATGCACATGGCCGAGTTTTTCTTCCCCTCAGACATTATATACGGCACACAAGGTAACGAAATGTCCTTTGCTTTACAGAGCTACAACAATCAGCTGAAGGTTTCAACAGCTAAAGATGCCGTTGAAAATTCGAATCTTTTTGTCATCGACAAGAACATGAATACATACAGCATTGTCATCCGCAGAAATGAGACTTCGGTCTTCACCTACAACTATGATGACAAGCGTGAATATACTGCCCACATCGATGTGAACAGTGAGGTGATGGACAAATGCCTTCAGGAGCTGAGAACAAAGAAAAGGAACATCTACAGTGTTGGCGAGGTAAAAAACAAGTTTGAGCTGTCAATGTCCAACCTATATGTACATGAAGACTTTATGTTTTTCATCTTTGATTTGAAAAACAAGTCATATATAGACTATGACATTGAATTTGTCAAATGCTTTCAAAGAGACATCAAGAAAAGCAAGAATGCCATACAGCAGGAAACAACCATAGATCCCATTTATACAAAGGATTTTGAAACAAAGATAAAGGGCAAAAGCGCCAACAGGCTTGTTCTGGGATTTAACAAGTTTACAATTCCGGACAACAAAATCTTTGAGATAGAACTGTATGAAAAGGGTGGTGGCCGCCACATGAAACTGGCTGTTGAGAACAAGTATATTATCAGGGCAGAACCTTTATTCGAAAAATGATATGAAACTGAAAGAAGCTTATGAGAACTATTCCTATAATAATATAGGGCAGTTCAGAGCCTTATCGGAAACTCTTGGCTATAAAACAGAATATCATGACGGAAGCTATCTTTTCCACAAGGGGGATGACAGTATCCAATTATCTTTGGATGAAATCAGATCTAAAGCAAAAGAAAACCGGAATGAACAGCGAGCCGAGGAATCAAAAGAAAAGGTTTGTTCGTTCTTTGACAAGAACAAGGCAAATGAGCCTTCATACATCGAAGAACTTAGAAAAAAAGGAATCAGTGTGATTCGGTGGAATGACATAAAGGGCGAGAACAAAGACGGTTTCACCATCATAGACCATAACCGTAAAGTATGCTATACAGGCCAGGAACTATACGAATATGCACACAACACCGGCAATCTGCTTGACGGTAAAGGGACAAAACTGGAAAAGGGTATAATGTCAGACCTGATGGATATAGGTGAGAAGAAAGGGAAGCTGCGTATGAGTGAGAACGGCATTTCCGTCTTTTACCGTAAGGAAACCCTAACCATTCCGGACAGGATGCTTGGACACAAGCTTAACAAAACGGAGAAAGAGCGTCTTCTACACGGTGATATTGTTCCTTTAGATACCAAAAGAGGTACAATTATGCTTCAGGTTGACAAGGACTTGAATTCGGTAATCGTGAGATCAAGCAAAGAAATTAAGATACCTAATGTGATAGGCAAGACCGAGGAATATGACGGATATAAGTTAACCAAAGCAGACAAATATCTGCTTGCCAACGGTCATACGTTAGAGAGTAAACTCATGCACAGCAAGGACGGATATATCCTTGCCGACATATCTCTCACAGATGACAAAAAAGGCATTCAGTTCTCAAACATACAGAGTATTACAGAAGGAAAGGCTCATGAACTGATAAAGGAGATGAGACCTAAACTGGAAGTTGTAAACCCCGTCATAGAAAATAAGGTATCGGCAGATAAAGGGCGAGACATGGACAGCGAGTTTAAGGAAGCGGTTGGTAAAAGGGACTTTGAAACGATTGACAAACTCAGGGAGGACGGTTATAAGCCAAGTGAAGATTACATCAGAGGTGTAGGAAAACAGCTGAATCTGAGTGATAATGAAATGAAGGAAGTTCAGAAGATTTTTCATGTTAAGCCGGATGAACTGAGCGAACATCAAAAACAGGCTGCCAAGCTTTTAGATGCAGCCTCAGTAGGAAATTTCAGAGTCATTCAGGACATCCAAAAAACCGGATATCAGATAACACAGAATGATATAAAAGCCATGCGAGAAAATGGCGTACAGGAAAACACCATCATCGCCGTTCAGAAGATATTCGGTCTTGAAAACAAAGGCAAGACTTTGGGTGATGTGAAGTTGGCAAGCAGTCCGAAGCCAGACAATACAAAAGAAATGGCCAGACCTATTGCCAATACTGTAAACAAGATGTTCAACGACTTATAAAAATGCAATTATGGACTACAATGAACTGGTACAGAAAAGACAGGAAGGCATCATCGATGACCTGGAGTTTCTGCTCGCTCAGAAAGATTTGGCAGAAATATATCTTGAAGACATGAAGTCAAGAGGAGAGAGGCCCAATAATGAGAATGCCGTCAAGTGGCTATGTGAATATGAGAATAACCATTTATACGAACAGTTATGAAAGAAGATTCAGCAGGTGACAAAGCACTGAAACAGTTTGCAGACCTCATGATTCAAAAAATCAAGGAGGTTGAGCATGACTGGAAAAAGCCCTGGTTCTCTCCAGAAGGTGGAGGGGGCTTACCCCAGAACATCGAAGGCAGAGTATATAATGGGATAAACCTCTTCATGCTGTACTTACTTTCGGAAGAAAAGGGTTACAGCACACCATTGTATATGACATTCATGCAAGCTAAGGAAGCCGGAGCCTCAATTATAAAAGGAGAGAAATCGTTCCCCGTAATATACTGGAACTTTTCAGTAAAGGACAAGAACGGGAACAAGATAAGCATAGAAGACTATCGGAATCTATCAGAGGACGAAAAGAGGGAATATAAGGTAACACCATATATGAAAACCTATAACGTGTTCAATGTCTCTCAAACCAACTATCCGGAAGTCCAACCTGAGAAATGGGAAAAGCTGAAGTCACAGTTTGTTCCACCGGCTCTGAAAGATGAACAAGGCATGTACACCATGCCGTTGCTCGATGCACTTATCAGAGAAAGGCAATGGATATGTCCGATATATCCGAGAGAAAGCGACAGTGCTTATTACAGGCGTGGAGAAGGATGCCATATAATTGTCCCGCTGAAGGGACAGTTTGATACTGGGGAATCCTTTTATTCAACACTGCTGCATGAAATGGCACATTCAACCGGTGAAGTCGGTCATCTGGAAAGAGAAAAAGGAGAGGTTTTCGGAGATTCCAAATACGCCAAGGAAGAACTCATCGCAGAGCTAACTTCTGCTTCATGCGGTAAAACCATGGGTATATCAACCTGTATAAGGGAGGAGAATGCGATGTATCTGAAGAGCTGGCTGTCAGCATTGAGTCAAGATCCGAAATTCATATACACCATTCTTTCCGATGTGGCCAAGGCAAGTGCGATGATACAGGAGAAGGTTTACGGAATGGAACCTAAACTGAGCAATGATGAAAAATTCTTACTGGCGGCAAGCCAGGGCGATGAAGATAAGTTGAAAGAGTTGAAAGAAGCCGGCTATAACCCTTCGTTGCTTATGATAGACAGGCTAAATGTCAATGTAAGCAACAATGAAGGGAAAGAGGCAGTAAGCAAGGTGTTTGGAATAGATTTTGAAACTAACAAAACAGCAGAAATGAGCAAGGAAATGGTCAAGCCTGCTGAAATAACAATGAATATTTAACCCCTAAATCGAAGAATTATGTTTACAGGACAATTAATCGGTTATGTAGGTGCAGACGCACGTTCAAACAAGAGTGGTAAAGGATTTTATTTCCCTGTTTCATCAAAGTTTAAAGGAGTTGGAGACACTGAAGACAAGACTCTTTGGATAACTTGCTTTGTAAACTTTGACACAAAAATCATGGAATATATCAAAAAGGGTACTCAGGTATATGTGACAGGAGATATATTTATTGATGTATTCAAGAAAGAGGACGGAAACTGCATACCGTCTGTAACCATGAACGTAAGCCGTGTAGAACTGCTCGGCAAGAGTGAGAAGAAAGACGAGACTAACGCATAAAGATTGAACTATGGAAAAAGAAAAGAAAGACCTGTCATTCATCCTTATACTGCTATCTACTCTGATAGGTATAGCTGTATTATTCCAGTGGGCTATAGTAAACGGTTTGTATGTTCCGGTCAGGAATCAGGCCATGTGGGAAAAACTGCTGGTAAAGGGAATCATGTTCCGTTTCCTGTATGTGATACTCATCGCCGGATTAGCTTTTCTTTTTCCATATAAGAAACCTGATGATGAAAGTAAAAAATGGTTTTACACAAGTCTGACCTTAATGACGGCCACTATACTTGTGGTTGGTTTCAGTGAGTTGTCAAACTGGTATAATCTATTCGTATTCCCGGTGATATTTGTAGCCTACACATTGTTAATCATCAAGACAATGCCTTACTTCTTCAGGAGACATGTCAAGTCAGATGAAAGTATATTCGGCCTGAGTAATGTGGAATCACCCTTTTATTTCAGATTTGAGACAGCAAATGGGCCACTTACCATCCACAAGCCACAGCAGAATATATATATTGACGGAGGTCCGGGTTCAGGTAAATCAGAAAGCTGGATAAAGGGAATGATTTATCAGTGTGCGGAAAGGAATTATGCCGGGTTCATCTATGACTGGGAGGGTGATCCGACAAAAGAAAACTCACCGATACTTTCAAGAATAGCTTACGGAAGTATCGAATACTTCAGGAAGCAGGGCAGGGAGGTACCTAATTTTGCCTACATAAACTTTATAGACATGTCGAGAACCGTCAGGGTTAATGTTCTATCACCAAAGTATATGTCAAAGGGTAATGAGTCCTTATTCATAAGGAATATAATAGTGACACTTATGAAGAATTTGGAAGCAAGCTGGAAAGAAAAAACAGACTTTTGGGCGAACAATGCAATAAATTATGTATATTCGATAGCTTATAAATGCTTCAAGGAAAAAGACCTTGGTATCTGTACCCTACCACATGTTATAGCATTTGCCTTATCTGACAGCAACCTTGTTTTTGAGTGGCTATCTGAAGATCCGGAAATAGCACTTAATATGTCAGCCATGTTAACAGCTTGGAAATTGGGAGCTCAGCAGCAGACAGCCGGAGCTGTTTCTTCAGCACAGACACCACTTGTTCTATTGAACAACAAATATATATTTTGGGTTTTGTCTCCGCTACCTGAAGAAGAGTTCTCACTGGATATAACAAACAAGGAACATCCTACTTTAATGTGTGTTGGTAATGCGCCCACTATTAAAGAAGCTGTATCACCGGCCATCAGCTGCATTGGCAGTGTGCTGATGTCTCAAATGAACAATCCGGGAAAGGCAACAAGCGTATTCATGGTTGACGAGTTTCCTACAATTCTTCTGCAAGGTATAGACACATTTATCGGTACAGCACGAAAACACAATGTTTCCACCATACTGGCCGTACAGGACTTCAATCAGGCAGTTAGGGACTATGGAGAAAAGAGTGCCAATATTCTCAAAGCCTCCTGCGGAACACAGGCTTACGGCATGACAGGAAATGAGAAAACAGCCAAAGATATTGAAAGTCTGTTCGGCGAAAAGAAGGAAGCCCAGGAAAGTTACTCTCACCAGGAAAGTGGTGGAGGAAGCCGAACAGAAAGCCTCCAGAAAGAGAAAGTCCTGAAAGCCCGTGAAGTGGCCGGACAGTCAGCAGGACACTTTATCGGAAAGATAGCTGGCGGACAGCCTCCTTTCTTCAATGCACAAATGAACATGTGTCGTTTTGAGGAAAAAGAAATACCACCTTTCTCTCTCCCGGTAAGACTTGATGAAGGTAACGAAAAACTCGAACTGGACATACTTGAAGAAATCGTGCAACAGAATTATATTAAGATAATAAATGATGTGAATGAGGTTTTGAAAGGCGTTGAAGAAAAAATCAAGAAACGCAATAATCCTGATACAACACACAATCAGAGACAAGAAAGAAATTTTAATTAACTAATAAATTGAATTATCATGAAAAAGTTTTTTGCAACATTATTAGCAGCAGTAAGTTTATTAACAGTATCATGCAGTAAGGATGATGATCCGACAACAGGAAGCAGTGAAGCAGGTGTATATAGAATAACAATTGAGGTCAGTGGAACTAATGCAAAAGGATTCGCACATATAACAAATCTTGACAAGGTTAATATAAGGAACGAGAAAACTGGAGATTCTTCACTGTCAATAGATGATGAATTTACGACAAGTGCAAGTTATGTAACAGAAGGAAAGGTTAAGGAAATTGCCGCACAGGGCATGGTACATTCAAACGAAAAAGCAAGTGTAAGAATGAAGGTGACCAAAGATGGGAAAACTGTTTTTGATGAAAGCAAAAGCATAAATCCGGAAACTGGTACCGGTAAAATAGGCGAACTCAGGTTTACAACAATTTCGCAATAAGTTGTAATTTTGCATGATTATTATAGAACTATAAAGTTGTAAAGCTGGATAATTTTTAGTATCTTTGTAATATATAAAACACTGATATTCAATAATGAAAGTTGATTTTAACAGACTAAAAACAGAAATTTCCCTCCCTGATTTTCTCTTAAATCTGGGTTGGAAATTTGTGGCCGGTTCTTCTAACAGCTGTCCTAAAATGAGTAATGGTACACATACCATTGTCATCAAGCGGAATGCACAAAATCAATATACCTATTGGGATGTACACAGCGACAATGTAAGAGGCAGAACAATTCTTGACATGATGCAGGAACATCTGTTTGAGACAACCGGAAAGCAACCGACATTAAGAGAAGTCGGTGAAATCTTACAAAACTACATAAATACGAACCAGATAATTACTCCGGAAAACAGCAGATACGATGTTGGTAACACGAGCATGAGTACAGACGAACTGACAATGTACCTCAAGCAGCTTTTACCTTATAAGGGTAATTATCTACAAAAACGCGGTATATCAGAAGAAAGTATAGATAGTCCGGTTTTTAAAGATGTCTTTCTAATTAGGGAAGTTAAGAACAAAAATACCACATACAGAAACATCTGTGTAAAGATGTACAATGATAAGGGTGTTCAAGCTATCTCCCAAAGGAATGAATCTTTTAAAGGAATATTAGGAGGTAAGTTTGATTGCTTGGCTCTCAGCAACCACGATAAAAGCAGACCTATTGATATACTATATGTCGGAGAGTCTATCATAGACTGTATATCTCACTATCAACTGTGTCACAAGAATACAAGTTTGAATCTTGTTTATGTATCTACAGAAGGTACACTTACCGAAGGACAAATGCAGTTGCTTCGTATCATTATCAGTAAGAATGAAGTGAAGTCACTACGGACTATATTCGATAATGACAAGCAGGGTTATAAGTACACGCTATGGCTTGATAATAACCTTAGAGGTATGCAGCATGATGTAGAGCAAATGGATAGTGAGGAATTAAAAAATACAGCTTACCGGGTTCAGAATACTGAGTTTCCACAAAAGAAAGATTGGAATGATGACCTGAAAGCAGCAACTATAGAAAAGGCCGCCGATTAAAGGCGGTCTTTTTTTTACATGACAAATTAAGCATTAATTATAGTCAATCAATAAGTATAGTATCTCTGTTGCATAATTTCTCCGACAGGAAATTTTCTCTCAGGCATACTTTCGGAAAAGAAGATAGTTTAATCCATGATTTTGTATGATGGTTGAATTTTTTTACCACAAGTTTATCTGATGGTGATATTCGTATTACCTGGAAACCGGCTTCGCTCAGGTTTATGAGATCAGACACCTTAATCCGTTCACTCGCATTAAAAATATACTTGGATGAATGGCGCATAATGGATATACTGAATTCAATATCTGAGAATTTAGATGATTTTTCAATAATGCACCAACTTGGTATTTGACAAGCGCACATTTGTTTTAGTATATAGATTCCTTCTTCATTCTTACTTATCTTTATGACATTGAAATCACCTTGTAGTGCAATTTTAAGCAATTCCTTTTCACGCATACTTAATTTAAAGATTATTAGATAGTTGTATGTGTGCAAAGATAATGGATTAGTGCCTCAAAGGGCACTTTTTTTGCTACTTTTTGCATGAAAAAGTAGAAGATCCATCTACAGCCTATTTCTTGAATAGGTTGTAGATGGTCAATTTCTTTTCACGTGCCTTCCTCACGGTGTAAGATGTACCACCCAAAGACTTTTCATCCCAATAAGCAATAAGCTGGCATGAGTGTGAAATCATGTAGTCGTTACGTTTAAGGTAGGCGATATTTGAAAAGTCTTTGGATATGGTCACTACTTCATCTGCCTGCTTAAGGATGTTCAGATACCTGTTCTTGTTCTCTGTATTGAAATATTTGTCTTGGTCAGGAAAAGGCACAACAACAATAAGAACTATGTCACAAAATTCTGTCTTAAGGTTTAGGACTGCTTCTGCTGCAATGGTATCGAAGCCAACTGCTCCACCGGCATAAAAGAACCTGGCGCCGTTCTTATAACAATATCTTATAGCTTCCTTCACCCTATCAGAAGTTTGCTTATAGTCTATGACTTGGCGGTGTCCAGTGAAAGAGGTGGACAGATGGCTGAGCCATTTGTCCCGCGATTTTCTGCAAATATCAAGGGTGGCTCCCGTTGTATCGTACTTCAGTCCGTTATGTGCTATATAACTATATAAAAACAGGGTCTCCGTCTGAAAGAGACCTGTTTTTATCGTTTTATATGTTTCTATTGCCTTCATTTAATTGGTTTTATAAACTGTTTTACCTATAAATAAACCACCCAAAACTTCTGCACCCAATTTCTCAATCTTGTTGGCGAATATTGCGTAAGCGAATCCCTTTGTAAGAATATCGTCAAACACTATTACTT
This window harbors:
- a CDS encoding ArdC family protein; this translates as MKEDSAGDKALKQFADLMIQKIKEVEHDWKKPWFSPEGGGGLPQNIEGRVYNGINLFMLYLLSEEKGYSTPLYMTFMQAKEAGASIIKGEKSFPVIYWNFSVKDKNGNKISIEDYRNLSEDEKREYKVTPYMKTYNVFNVSQTNYPEVQPEKWEKLKSQFVPPALKDEQGMYTMPLLDALIRERQWICPIYPRESDSAYYRRGEGCHIIVPLKGQFDTGESFYSTLLHEMAHSTGEVGHLEREKGEVFGDSKYAKEELIAELTSASCGKTMGISTCIREENAMYLKSWLSALSQDPKFIYTILSDVAKASAMIQEKVYGMEPKLSNDEKFLLAASQGDEDKLKELKEAGYNPSLLMIDRLNVNVSNNEGKEAVSKVFGIDFETNKTAEMSKEMVKPAEITMNI
- a CDS encoding single-stranded DNA-binding protein encodes the protein MFTGQLIGYVGADARSNKSGKGFYFPVSSKFKGVGDTEDKTLWITCFVNFDTKIMEYIKKGTQVYVTGDIFIDVFKKEDGNCIPSVTMNVSRVELLGKSEKKDETNA
- a CDS encoding beta-barrel fold lipoprotein; the encoded protein is MKKFFATLLAAVSLLTVSCSKDDDPTTGSSEAGVYRITIEVSGTNAKGFAHITNLDKVNIRNEKTGDSSLSIDDEFTTSASYVTEGKVKEIAAQGMVHSNEKASVRMKVTKDGKTVFDESKSINPETGTGKIGELRFTTISQ
- a CDS encoding type IV secretory system conjugative DNA transfer family protein; the encoded protein is MEKEKKDLSFILILLSTLIGIAVLFQWAIVNGLYVPVRNQAMWEKLLVKGIMFRFLYVILIAGLAFLFPYKKPDDESKKWFYTSLTLMTATILVVGFSELSNWYNLFVFPVIFVAYTLLIIKTMPYFFRRHVKSDESIFGLSNVESPFYFRFETANGPLTIHKPQQNIYIDGGPGSGKSESWIKGMIYQCAERNYAGFIYDWEGDPTKENSPILSRIAYGSIEYFRKQGREVPNFAYINFIDMSRTVRVNVLSPKYMSKGNESLFIRNIIVTLMKNLEASWKEKTDFWANNAINYVYSIAYKCFKEKDLGICTLPHVIAFALSDSNLVFEWLSEDPEIALNMSAMLTAWKLGAQQQTAGAVSSAQTPLVLLNNKYIFWVLSPLPEEEFSLDITNKEHPTLMCVGNAPTIKEAVSPAISCIGSVLMSQMNNPGKATSVFMVDEFPTILLQGIDTFIGTARKHNVSTILAVQDFNQAVRDYGEKSANILKASCGTQAYGMTGNEKTAKDIESLFGEKKEAQESYSHQESGGGSRTESLQKEKVLKAREVAGQSAGHFIGKIAGGQPPFFNAQMNMCRFEEKEIPPFSLPVRLDEGNEKLELDILEEIVQQNYIKIINDVNEVLKGVEEKIKKRNNPDTTHNQRQERNFN
- the traM gene encoding conjugative transposon protein TraM, producing the protein MKTNNFLKDKNKLLMIIPIVLGGLFLYVFFVHDTSSKEVAENEKERQSVLLEPDSEAKDKALNKIEAYKQDEREEKEKQRIMDESQVRGSDFYFDLQNRNEKYDQATLEKIRKMRRDPYSDVMGEYGSSDSHLSEQLEKQLASIEDEEELKEIIREARKNAEIRKELEQNNVYRQKIYKRIIGYDKEKKKAENPTKPKPGSAMDSLVSNQPIYIAENGKRTRRQQASMPSSNTLFKACIHGDQTVVTGSTVRMRMLEDAVVCGMKIPANTLFYGVATLGANRLEVVVNNLKVGNTISPVSFVIFDNDAMEGLNLPNNMKAQAAKRMQQGLVQNIDMPLASIGTMTSEITSAVNATTQIAKQILNMKLSQVKVHLKSNYQMYIQEETKESKLKRKAVQEELQRLYAELEENKNNQPHPLETLIDKL
- a CDS encoding DUF4138 domain-containing protein; protein product: MKRIYILIVLCVAAFGLKAQSPEQESIKAKNIYVSFDFVKHLVFPVQVSDIEVGEKELISAERVEEAPHVVRLCAQSEDFEKETNVTVVCIDGSVYTYHVKYIANGLIDPSPNIYEDNGKWEHNDYQADVSDMHMAEFFFPSDIIYGTQGNEMSFALQSYNNQLKVSTAKDAVENSNLFVIDKNMNTYSIVIRRNETSVFTYNYDDKREYTAHIDVNSEVMDKCLQELRTKKRNIYSVGEVKNKFELSMSNLYVHEDFMFFIFDLKNKSYIDYDIEFVKCFQRDIKKSKNAIQQETTIDPIYTKDFETKIKGKSANRLVLGFNKFTIPDNKIFEIELYEKGGGRHMKLAVENKYIIRAEPLFEK
- a CDS encoding DUF3945 domain-containing protein, with product MKLKEAYENYSYNNIGQFRALSETLGYKTEYHDGSYLFHKGDDSIQLSLDEIRSKAKENRNEQRAEESKEKVCSFFDKNKANEPSYIEELRKKGISVIRWNDIKGENKDGFTIIDHNRKVCYTGQELYEYAHNTGNLLDGKGTKLEKGIMSDLMDIGEKKGKLRMSENGISVFYRKETLTIPDRMLGHKLNKTEKERLLHGDIVPLDTKRGTIMLQVDKDLNSVIVRSSKEIKIPNVIGKTEEYDGYKLTKADKYLLANGHTLESKLMHSKDGYILADISLTDDKKGIQFSNIQSITEGKAHELIKEMRPKLEVVNPVIENKVSADKGRDMDSEFKEAVGKRDFETIDKLREDGYKPSEDYIRGVGKQLNLSDNEMKEVQKIFHVKPDELSEHQKQAAKLLDAASVGNFRVIQDIQKTGYQITQNDIKAMRENGVQENTIIAVQKIFGLENKGKTLGDVKLASSPKPDNTKEMARPIANTVNKMFNDL